A window of the Streptomyces sp. Ag109_O5-10 genome harbors these coding sequences:
- a CDS encoding ricin-type beta-trefoil lectin domain protein produces the protein MNDAGLGNSPTPARPFDVTDEQLSAELKQWTGTAPALHPVGELLDRHWEAAFAYARLCADGTRGAGMLTTAAFTRLFGESLRQAGPTAAWRPQLLVTVRRIAAEWDNDGRGELLHPQLRAGQGERAASRLLPPADRRLLSRAFQRLTPSSRTVLWHTEVESEPLASPAALLGLDEQDAHVELGRARDRMREECLQVHRELAHEDECRRYVRMIDVTFRRGGIDIDRDLQQHLNGCKHCRYTADQLHQFNGGLGIALAEAVLGWGARAYMESRAAQAGQPAEQPAAPADGFAGGLAGGEAFAPSAAPGKDLVAHPAASRRATQRAARRLRRRNLAVAVGAVSGLVVLPLVLWSVLGSGDDSTSATARPSATPAGSATSGPSWVGTSRSAQGTLRGRLHNIASGLCIGVVGKKAVKGAETELAECSTVASQQWTYDGDGLLRNAAAPDLCLDSHLGYSVQLAPCTAAAGTKAKSVRYDFTLQGALVPRWDQDLALAPAATDGGGALVVKNRTNANAQRWVMDTSQPDLQMQIVNWDADTTPTPAPTASAAPTTRAAKPTTPTPAPSASRTTAQPTPSSTAGYPPCVQYPGYCYGSGGGQYGGGYGGGGYGGGGGFGGGYGGYHGH, from the coding sequence GTGAACGACGCAGGCCTGGGGAATTCCCCTACCCCCGCCCGGCCGTTCGACGTCACCGACGAGCAGCTCAGCGCCGAGCTCAAGCAGTGGACGGGGACGGCACCCGCCCTGCATCCCGTCGGTGAACTGCTCGACCGGCACTGGGAAGCGGCCTTCGCCTACGCCCGACTGTGCGCCGACGGGACGCGCGGCGCGGGCATGCTCACCACCGCCGCATTCACCCGGCTCTTCGGGGAATCCCTCCGCCAGGCCGGGCCGACCGCCGCCTGGCGCCCCCAGCTCCTCGTCACCGTCCGGCGTATCGCCGCCGAATGGGACAACGACGGCCGCGGCGAACTCCTCCACCCCCAGCTGCGCGCCGGCCAGGGCGAGCGGGCCGCCTCCCGGCTGCTCCCGCCCGCCGACCGGCGGTTGCTCTCCCGTGCCTTCCAGCGGCTCACCCCGTCCTCGCGGACGGTGCTGTGGCACACCGAGGTCGAGTCGGAACCCCTGGCGTCCCCCGCCGCACTGCTGGGCCTCGACGAGCAGGACGCGCACGTCGAACTGGGCCGGGCCCGCGACCGGATGCGCGAGGAGTGCCTCCAGGTGCACCGGGAACTCGCCCACGAGGACGAGTGCCGGCGCTACGTCCGCATGATCGACGTGACCTTCCGGCGCGGCGGGATCGACATCGACCGCGACCTCCAGCAGCACCTGAACGGCTGCAAGCACTGCCGGTACACCGCCGACCAGCTCCACCAGTTCAACGGCGGGCTCGGCATCGCCCTCGCCGAGGCCGTGCTCGGCTGGGGCGCCCGCGCCTACATGGAGTCCCGGGCCGCACAGGCCGGGCAGCCCGCCGAACAACCGGCCGCACCCGCCGACGGATTCGCGGGCGGCCTCGCCGGCGGCGAGGCCTTCGCGCCGTCCGCCGCCCCGGGCAAGGACCTGGTCGCGCACCCGGCCGCCTCCCGCCGCGCCACGCAGCGGGCCGCCCGCCGGCTCCGCCGTCGCAACCTCGCCGTGGCCGTGGGCGCCGTGAGCGGCCTGGTCGTGCTGCCCCTGGTGCTGTGGTCGGTGCTCGGCTCCGGCGACGACTCCACCTCGGCCACCGCCAGGCCGTCCGCCACACCGGCCGGCTCCGCCACCTCCGGACCGTCCTGGGTCGGCACCAGCCGGAGCGCCCAGGGCACCCTGCGCGGCCGCCTGCACAACATCGCCTCCGGCCTGTGCATCGGCGTGGTCGGCAAGAAGGCCGTCAAGGGTGCCGAGACCGAGCTCGCCGAGTGCTCCACGGTCGCCAGCCAGCAGTGGACGTACGACGGCGACGGACTGCTGCGCAACGCGGCCGCCCCCGACCTGTGCCTCGACTCGCACCTCGGCTACTCCGTCCAGCTCGCCCCGTGCACCGCGGCGGCCGGGACCAAGGCGAAGAGCGTCCGGTACGACTTCACCCTCCAGGGCGCGCTGGTGCCCCGCTGGGACCAGGACCTGGCGCTCGCCCCGGCCGCCACCGACGGCGGCGGCGCCCTGGTGGTGAAGAACCGGACGAACGCCAATGCCCAGCGCTGGGTGATGGACACCTCCCAGCCCGACCTGCAGATGCAGATCGTCAACTGGGACGCCGACACCACACCGACACCGGCCCCGACCGCGTCCGCCGCCCCGACCACCAGGGCCGCGAAGCCCACCACGCCGACACCAGCCCCGTCGGCGTCCAGGACGACCGCGCAGCCGACGCCGTCGAGTACCGCCGGCTACCCCCCGTGCGTCCAGTACCCGGGCTACTGCTACGGCTCCGGGGGCGGCCAGTACGGCGGCGGCTACGGGGGCGGCGGCTACGGGGGCGGCGGCGGTTTCGGCGGTGGCTACGGGGGCTATCACGGGCACTGA
- a CDS encoding flavoprotein, with protein sequence MTDEPRKPFLYLVVCAAGIAAGVGRLITAAQERGWEVGVIATPVAVNGFFDTAEAEARTGRPIRSAWRRPSDPRPFPAPDAVVVAPATFNTVNKWAAGLADTLAVGTLCEALGLDVPIAVLPCVAGALAAHPAYQESLVRLRALGVRFGDPYAGEAGADGGRPEFAWERALDLLERP encoded by the coding sequence ATGACCGACGAGCCCCGCAAGCCCTTCCTCTACCTGGTCGTCTGCGCCGCCGGTATCGCCGCGGGCGTCGGCAGACTCATCACCGCGGCCCAGGAGCGCGGCTGGGAGGTCGGGGTCATCGCCACCCCCGTGGCCGTGAACGGCTTCTTCGACACCGCGGAGGCGGAGGCGCGCACCGGCCGCCCGATCCGGTCGGCCTGGCGCCGCCCCTCCGATCCGCGTCCCTTCCCCGCGCCGGACGCCGTGGTCGTCGCCCCGGCCACCTTCAACACCGTCAACAAGTGGGCAGCCGGGCTCGCCGACACCCTCGCCGTGGGCACCCTGTGCGAGGCCCTCGGACTGGACGTGCCGATCGCGGTCCTGCCCTGCGTCGCCGGCGCGCTCGCCGCCCACCCCGCGTACCAGGAGAGCCTGGTCCGGCTGCGCGCGCTCGGTGTCCGCTTCGGCGACCCCTATGCCGGCGAGGCCGGCGCCGACGGCGGCCGCCCCGAGTTCGCCTGGGAGCGCGCGCTGGACCTGCTGGAGCGGCCCTGA
- a CDS encoding phytanoyl-CoA dioxygenase family protein, whose translation MTATGIDTTVARQFEEDGFTVVRGLFGHDEIDRLCAEFAALHAAGRVVPGHFEPRPTGDPLQRYPRVMQPHEICALARRFLLDARLRVVLEALFGEEVLAAQSMFYFKPPGARGQALHQDNFYLRVEPGTCVAAWVACEAIDRENGGLEVVPGTHRMDLFCPEESDAELSFAREYVAPPEGLAAVPVDMGPGDVLFFNGSLVHGSRPNRSAGRFRRSFIGHYVGRSAERIGEYYRTLSMGGEPVPLLRSDGGGPCGTERV comes from the coding sequence ATGACAGCCACGGGCATCGACACCACCGTCGCGCGGCAGTTCGAGGAGGACGGGTTCACCGTCGTACGGGGGTTGTTCGGGCACGACGAGATCGACCGGCTGTGCGCGGAGTTCGCGGCGCTGCACGCGGCGGGGCGGGTCGTGCCGGGCCACTTCGAGCCGAGGCCGACGGGGGATCCGCTGCAGCGGTATCCGCGGGTGATGCAGCCGCACGAGATCTGTGCGCTCGCGCGGCGGTTCCTGCTGGACGCGCGGCTGCGGGTGGTCCTGGAGGCGCTGTTCGGGGAGGAGGTGCTGGCCGCGCAGAGCATGTTCTACTTCAAGCCGCCGGGGGCCCGGGGACAGGCGCTGCACCAGGACAACTTCTACCTGCGGGTGGAGCCGGGGACGTGTGTCGCCGCGTGGGTCGCCTGTGAGGCAATCGACCGGGAGAACGGCGGCCTCGAGGTGGTGCCGGGGACGCACCGGATGGACCTGTTCTGCCCCGAGGAGTCGGATGCGGAGCTGTCGTTCGCGCGGGAGTACGTGGCACCGCCGGAGGGGCTCGCGGCGGTGCCGGTCGACATGGGACCGGGGGACGTGCTGTTCTTCAACGGGAGCCTGGTGCACGGGTCGCGGCCCAACCGCTCCGCCGGCCGGTTCCGGCGTTCGTTCATCGGGCACTACGTGGGACGGTCGGCGGAGCGGATCGGTGAGTACTACCGGACGTTGTCCATGGGCGGGGAACCTGTGCCTCTGCTCAGGAGCGACGGGGGTGGGCCGTGCGGGACCGAGCGGGTGTGA
- a CDS encoding aldo/keto reductase: protein MEYVKLGRTGMDVSRICLGCMTYGAPDRGTHEWTLGEEAARPLIRQALEAGINFFDTANVYSDGTSEEIVGKALRDFARRDEIVLATKVHGRMRPGPNGGGLSRKAILTEIDHSLGRLGTDYVDLYQIHRYDHATPIEETMEALHDVVKAGKARYIGASSMYAWEFSKAQYTAERHGWTKFVSMQNHYNLLYREEEREMLPLCADQGVGVLPWSPLARGRLTRDWGTVTERSANDTFGSRLYQEGDRAIVEAVTRIADDRGVPRAQVALAWLLHQSTVTAPIVGASKPKHIEDAVAAVELALSDKELEELQQPYGPHPVSGH from the coding sequence ATGGAGTACGTGAAGCTCGGCCGCACCGGTATGGACGTGTCCCGGATCTGCCTCGGCTGCATGACCTACGGCGCGCCCGACCGTGGCACCCACGAGTGGACCCTCGGCGAGGAGGCGGCCCGTCCGCTGATCCGGCAGGCGCTGGAGGCGGGCATCAACTTCTTCGACACCGCCAACGTCTACTCCGACGGCACCAGCGAGGAGATCGTCGGCAAGGCGCTGCGCGACTTCGCCCGGCGCGACGAGATCGTCCTCGCCACCAAGGTGCACGGCCGGATGCGCCCCGGACCCAACGGCGGGGGCCTGTCCCGCAAGGCGATCCTCACCGAGATCGACCACAGCCTCGGCCGTCTCGGCACCGACTACGTCGACCTGTACCAGATCCACCGTTACGATCACGCCACGCCGATCGAGGAGACGATGGAGGCGCTGCACGACGTCGTCAAGGCCGGCAAGGCACGCTACATCGGGGCGAGTTCGATGTACGCCTGGGAGTTCTCCAAGGCGCAGTACACCGCCGAGCGGCACGGCTGGACCAAGTTCGTGTCCATGCAGAACCACTACAACCTCCTCTACCGCGAGGAGGAACGCGAGATGCTGCCGCTCTGCGCCGACCAGGGCGTGGGCGTACTGCCGTGGAGCCCGCTGGCTCGGGGCCGCCTCACCCGCGACTGGGGCACGGTCACCGAGCGCAGCGCGAACGACACCTTCGGCAGCCGCCTCTACCAGGAGGGCGACCGCGCGATCGTCGAGGCGGTCACCCGGATCGCCGACGACCGGGGCGTCCCGCGCGCCCAGGTGGCCCTGGCCTGGCTCCTGCACCAGAGCACGGTGACCGCCCCGATCGTCGGCGCGTCGAAGCCCAAGCACATCGAGGATGCGGTGGCGGCAGTGGAGTTGGCCCTCAGCGACAAGGAACTCGAAGAACTGCAGCAGCCGTACGGCCCCCATCCGGTCTCCGGCCACTGA
- a CDS encoding universal stress protein — translation MRVIVWLVEGTWPACVDAARGYAPDASEVVLLHVAEPGVAGLAHGAFAGLLGRAGSEPDPEGRLVELGDTSAAELLAAAEARLGRPCTRLERVGRVEREVVAAAEDAGLLVLARDGDRSRLGPHSLGRAARFVVDHAPCPVLLVWPEGAPGLTTMPPPPPHS, via the coding sequence ATGCGGGTGATCGTCTGGCTGGTCGAGGGGACCTGGCCGGCCTGTGTGGACGCGGCGCGCGGTTACGCGCCGGACGCGTCCGAGGTGGTACTGCTGCACGTGGCCGAGCCAGGGGTGGCCGGGCTCGCGCACGGTGCCTTCGCGGGGCTGCTGGGCCGGGCCGGCTCGGAACCGGACCCGGAGGGGCGGCTGGTGGAGCTCGGCGACACGTCGGCGGCGGAGTTGCTGGCCGCGGCCGAGGCCCGGCTGGGGCGGCCGTGCACCCGGCTGGAGCGGGTCGGCCGGGTCGAGCGGGAGGTGGTGGCCGCCGCCGAGGACGCCGGCCTGCTGGTCCTGGCCCGGGACGGCGACCGGTCCCGGCTCGGGCCGCACAGTCTGGGCAGGGCGGCCCGGTTCGTGGTCGACCACGCGCCCTGCCCGGTGCTGCTGGTGTGGCCGGAGGGGGCACCGGGCCTGACGACGATGCCGCCCCCGCCGCCGCACTCCTGA
- a CDS encoding DUF4232 domain-containing protein yields the protein MAHTSQSLRRGAALLASTVAALGLLTACGNGGQGKSPESVSGTAAPATGNASSTDSSGTSAVPSGGGSSSASQSGGSSTGGGSSTGGTTSSSATATRCHTSELAASVGGNNPGAGQENFPLVLTNKSGRTCTVRGFPGAAFVNASGTQLGPDPQRESGTTATTVTLKPGQSAWAGLTFSNPEISGAKTATPAALLVTPPDEKDSLKVTWKNGAVPVSGNASSVRLGVFSAGTGA from the coding sequence ATGGCGCACACGTCCCAGTCCTTGCGGCGCGGGGCGGCCCTGCTCGCGAGCACGGTCGCCGCCCTGGGCCTGCTGACCGCCTGCGGCAACGGCGGCCAGGGCAAGTCCCCGGAGTCGGTGTCGGGCACGGCCGCGCCGGCGACCGGCAACGCGTCGAGCACGGACAGCTCGGGCACCTCCGCCGTCCCGTCCGGCGGCGGATCCTCCTCGGCGTCGCAGAGCGGCGGCTCGTCGACGGGCGGCGGGTCGTCGACCGGCGGCACCACCTCGAGCAGCGCCACCGCGACGCGCTGCCACACCTCGGAGCTGGCCGCCTCGGTGGGCGGCAACAACCCGGGGGCCGGACAGGAGAACTTCCCGCTCGTGCTCACCAACAAGTCGGGCCGCACCTGCACGGTGCGCGGCTTCCCGGGCGCCGCCTTCGTGAACGCTTCCGGCACCCAGCTCGGCCCCGACCCGCAGCGCGAGTCCGGCACCACCGCCACGACGGTCACCCTGAAGCCCGGCCAGAGCGCCTGGGCCGGGTTGACCTTCTCCAACCCGGAGATCAGCGGCGCCAAGACGGCGACGCCGGCCGCGCTCCTCGTCACCCCGCCGGACGAGAAGGACTCGCTGAAGGTCACCTGGAAGAACGGCGCGGTCCCGGTCTCCGGGAACGCCTCCTCGGTGCGCCTGGGCGTCTTCAGCGCCGGTACCGGCGCCTGA
- a CDS encoding RNA polymerase sigma factor — MPDAALTEDLARQAAAGDQAALNQLLSEVWPDVVRRCGRFLPCREDAEEAAQDVLLQISRKISTFEGRSRFSTWLYTVVANCSRQKYRDLKRRAAEQPATIEPTAHVDPRTTSVIAGSRIDLLEALDRLEREHPQLVAPLVYRDICQLDYAEVAERVGIPLGTLKSRLHEARKQVRPWLSAP, encoded by the coding sequence GTGCCGGACGCCGCGCTGACCGAAGACCTCGCCCGGCAGGCCGCCGCCGGCGACCAGGCGGCTCTGAACCAGCTGCTCTCCGAGGTCTGGCCGGACGTCGTACGACGCTGCGGGCGGTTCCTGCCGTGCCGGGAGGACGCCGAGGAGGCGGCCCAGGACGTGCTGCTGCAGATCTCCCGGAAGATCTCCACGTTCGAGGGCCGCAGCCGCTTCAGCACCTGGCTGTACACCGTCGTCGCCAACTGCTCCCGGCAGAAGTACCGAGACCTCAAGCGCCGGGCGGCGGAGCAGCCGGCGACCATCGAACCCACCGCGCACGTCGACCCGCGCACGACGAGTGTGATCGCCGGGTCCCGCATCGATCTGCTGGAGGCGCTGGACCGGCTGGAGCGGGAGCACCCGCAGCTGGTCGCGCCGCTCGTCTACCGGGACATCTGCCAGCTGGACTACGCCGAGGTCGCCGAGCGGGTGGGGATCCCGCTGGGCACCCTGAAGTCCCGGCTGCACGAGGCGCGCAAGCAGGTCCGGCCCTGGCTGAGCGCGCCCTGA
- a CDS encoding serine/threonine-protein kinase: MQPLERIGRYRLGQRLGTGAFGTVWLAHDDQLDAPVAVKVLADNWSHRLDIHDRFLSEARLLRRADSKRVVQVYDIGELPDGRPYFVMEYADAGTLADLLGGGPLPIPDALRLTALAARGAQDLHGAGIVHRDIKPTNVLLRTAQDGTRRVLLADLGLAKSLAQASGLTLAAGSAGYQPPEQAEPGEGIDARADVYALGAVGYELVTGTVPGAPGRVIRPERLRPDLGEDVQRALLRALEPDRQRRWPSAQAFADELDRLAAAAAGRRARRPRRLDGVRRRLNAVTLTVAAVLAAGGTALAVTMIDRNGSAGEETRVADSTGRVVAEVPSGWAGELRNSGWNPQALGLAPGQQPGLEVADDVSEWQDLTTAVNGVFIGVSEKGDVSAKVDALSHSGCHYDGSRAFTGTEWKGSVRSWSGCAGAGGSIQEAALRPAGGESEPQVYVQVRQKGAVDRTVTDGILRSLRVT; the protein is encoded by the coding sequence ATGCAACCCCTGGAGCGGATCGGCCGCTATCGCCTCGGACAGCGCCTGGGCACCGGTGCCTTCGGGACGGTCTGGCTCGCCCACGACGACCAGCTGGACGCCCCGGTCGCGGTGAAGGTGCTCGCCGACAACTGGTCCCACCGGCTCGACATCCACGACCGCTTCTTGTCCGAGGCGCGGCTGCTGCGGCGGGCCGACTCGAAGCGCGTGGTGCAGGTCTACGACATCGGCGAACTCCCGGACGGGCGGCCGTACTTCGTGATGGAGTACGCCGACGCGGGGACCCTCGCCGACCTGCTCGGCGGCGGCCCGCTCCCGATCCCCGACGCGCTGCGGCTGACCGCGCTGGCGGCGCGCGGCGCGCAGGACCTGCACGGGGCGGGGATCGTGCACCGGGACATCAAGCCGACCAACGTGCTGCTGCGCACCGCGCAGGACGGCACCCGGCGGGTGCTGCTGGCCGACCTGGGGCTGGCGAAGAGCCTGGCGCAGGCGTCGGGGCTGACCCTGGCCGCCGGTTCGGCGGGGTACCAGCCGCCGGAGCAGGCCGAGCCCGGCGAGGGCATCGACGCGCGCGCCGACGTCTACGCGCTGGGCGCGGTCGGCTACGAACTGGTCACCGGGACGGTGCCGGGGGCGCCCGGGCGGGTGATCCGGCCGGAGCGGCTGCGGCCCGATCTCGGGGAGGACGTGCAGCGGGCCCTGCTGCGGGCCCTGGAGCCGGACCGGCAGCGGCGCTGGCCGTCCGCGCAGGCCTTCGCGGACGAGCTGGACCGGCTGGCGGCGGCCGCGGCGGGCCGCAGGGCGCGCCGTCCCCGGCGCCTGGACGGTGTCCGCAGGCGGCTCAACGCGGTCACGCTGACCGTCGCCGCGGTCCTCGCGGCCGGGGGCACCGCCCTCGCGGTCACGATGATCGACCGGAACGGGTCGGCGGGTGAGGAGACGCGGGTCGCCGACTCCACCGGCCGGGTGGTGGCCGAGGTGCCCTCCGGGTGGGCGGGCGAGCTGCGGAACTCCGGCTGGAACCCGCAGGCCCTGGGGCTGGCCCCCGGACAGCAGCCGGGTCTGGAGGTCGCCGACGACGTGTCCGAGTGGCAGGACCTGACGACCGCGGTGAACGGCGTCTTCATCGGCGTGAGCGAGAAGGGGGACGTCTCCGCCAAGGTGGACGCCCTCTCCCACTCCGGCTGCCACTACGACGGCAGCCGCGCCTTCACCGGCACCGAGTGGAAGGGCAGTGTCCGCAGCTGGAGCGGCTGCGCCGGCGCGGGCGGCTCGATCCAGGAGGCGGCCCTGCGCCCGGCCGGCGGGGAGAGCGAGCCGCAGGTGTACGTCCAGGTACGGCAGAAGGGCGCCGTCGACAGGACCGTCACGGACGGCATACTCCGGTCCCTTCGGGTCACCTGA
- a CDS encoding arsenic transporter has translation MGGAPLDHASEGHALNTPLAETLSVLLLAAVLAWAVVRPRGWPEAVLAVPAAGVVVATGAISLDHARAEAEQLGPVVGFLAAVLVLAHFCDVEGLFQACGAWMARWSGGRPVRLLTAVFALASLITAVLSLDATVVLLTPVVFATAARSGVRAKPHVYACTHLSNTASLLLPVSNLTNLLAFAASGLSFTRFAALMVLPWLVAIGAEYLVFRRFFARDLSSAAPGSQDPGEPPRLPVFALVTVACTLAGFVLTSAVGVDPAWAACAGALVLAGRALVRRKATPLTVVKAAAPAFLAFVLALGIVVRAVVDNGLADALGQVLPGGTGLPALLGVAALAAVLANIVNNLPAVLVLLPLAAPAGPGAVLAVLLGVNIGPNLTYAGSLATLLWRRIVHQHDHGVDLGEFTRLGLLAVPTALCGAVVALWGALQVVGV, from the coding sequence ATGGGCGGGGCCCCACTTGATCACGCCTCCGAGGGACACGCCCTGAACACCCCGCTCGCCGAGACCCTGTCCGTGCTCCTGCTCGCCGCCGTGCTGGCCTGGGCCGTCGTTCGGCCGCGCGGCTGGCCGGAGGCGGTGCTCGCCGTGCCGGCGGCGGGCGTCGTCGTCGCCACCGGGGCGATCTCCCTCGACCATGCGCGGGCGGAGGCCGAGCAGTTGGGGCCGGTGGTCGGGTTCCTCGCCGCGGTCCTGGTGCTGGCCCACTTCTGCGACGTGGAGGGCCTGTTCCAGGCCTGCGGGGCGTGGATGGCGCGCTGGTCGGGCGGGCGGCCGGTGCGGCTGCTGACGGCGGTGTTCGCCCTGGCCTCGCTGATCACCGCCGTACTGAGCCTGGACGCGACGGTGGTGCTGCTGACGCCGGTGGTGTTCGCGACGGCGGCCCGGTCCGGGGTGCGGGCGAAACCCCACGTCTACGCCTGTACGCACCTGTCGAACACCGCCTCGCTGCTGCTGCCGGTGTCGAACCTGACGAACCTGCTGGCATTCGCGGCGAGCGGGCTGAGCTTCACCCGGTTCGCGGCGCTGATGGTGCTGCCCTGGCTCGTGGCGATCGGCGCCGAGTACCTGGTGTTCCGGCGGTTCTTCGCCCGTGACCTGTCCTCGGCGGCCCCCGGTTCCCAGGACCCCGGCGAACCGCCCCGGCTGCCGGTGTTCGCGCTGGTGACGGTGGCCTGCACGCTCGCCGGGTTCGTGCTCACCTCGGCGGTCGGCGTCGACCCGGCGTGGGCCGCGTGCGCGGGCGCGCTGGTGCTGGCCGGGCGGGCACTGGTACGGCGGAAGGCGACCCCGCTGACGGTGGTGAAGGCGGCCGCGCCCGCGTTCCTGGCGTTCGTGCTGGCGCTCGGGATCGTGGTGCGGGCGGTCGTCGACAACGGGCTGGCGGACGCGCTCGGCCAGGTGCTGCCGGGCGGGACCGGGCTGCCGGCGCTGCTCGGCGTCGCCGCGCTGGCGGCCGTCCTCGCGAACATCGTCAACAACCTGCCGGCGGTGCTGGTGCTGCTGCCGCTGGCCGCGCCGGCCGGGCCGGGCGCGGTGCTCGCGGTGCTGCTCGGGGTGAACATCGGACCGAATCTCACCTACGCCGGTTCCCTGGCGACACTGCTGTGGCGCAGGATCGTGCACCAGCACGACCACGGCGTGGACCTCGGCGAGTTCACCCGCCTGGGCCTGCTCGCCGTGCCGACCGCGCTGTGCGGAGCGGTGGTGGCACTGTGGGGGGCGCTCCAGGTGGTCGGGGTCTGA
- a CDS encoding nuclear transport factor 2 family protein → MADRPPLPPFTRETALQKVQAAEDAWNTRDPERVALAYSEDSVWRNRDTFVTGRAAIVEFLTAKWARELDYALRKDLWSFDGDRIAVRFQYECHDADGRWWRSYGNELWEFDGHGLMTRREASINDVPIEEHERRIHGPRPESERGLSFPLR, encoded by the coding sequence ATGGCCGACCGCCCGCCCCTGCCGCCCTTCACCCGGGAGACCGCCCTCCAGAAGGTGCAGGCCGCCGAGGACGCCTGGAACACCCGCGACCCCGAGCGGGTCGCGCTCGCCTACTCCGAGGACTCGGTCTGGCGCAACCGCGACACCTTCGTCACCGGCCGCGCCGCGATCGTCGAGTTCCTCACCGCGAAGTGGGCCCGCGAACTCGACTACGCGCTCCGCAAGGACCTGTGGTCCTTCGACGGCGACCGCATCGCGGTGCGCTTCCAGTACGAGTGCCACGACGCCGACGGCCGGTGGTGGCGCTCCTACGGCAACGAGCTGTGGGAGTTCGACGGACACGGGCTCATGACCCGGCGCGAGGCCAGCATCAACGACGTGCCGATCGAGGAGCACGAGCGCCGGATCCACGGGCCGCGCCCGGAGTCCGAGCGGGGCCTGTCCTTCCCGCTCCGGTAG
- a CDS encoding helix-turn-helix domain-containing protein translates to MSAAELPGTAVPAPPPGMVVTGRYDEGPGYRINRPAGANSWLLTWTTDGSGLLRQGAVETTARAGDLVVLAPGVPHSYAVGPGARRWRFWWTHCQVRPHWMPWLAPRALGDGVYAVGAPDGTRARIEAAFQRVLADSRWSGTGAPPAPAAGDDPVAVAHGSAARELALCALEEAVLLATAGAHPAAPGGDAGDERVRRAEELIAADPAAPHTVRSLAARVALSPSRFAHLFTARTGVPPMRALREARLRHAARLLESSDLTVERVAAASGFPSPFHFNRVFRERYGVPPGAYRAGERP, encoded by the coding sequence ATGAGCGCTGCGGAGCTGCCCGGCACTGCTGTCCCGGCCCCGCCTCCGGGGATGGTCGTCACCGGCCGCTACGACGAAGGGCCCGGCTACCGGATCAACCGCCCCGCGGGGGCGAACAGCTGGCTGCTCACCTGGACGACGGACGGCAGCGGCCTGCTCCGACAGGGTGCGGTGGAGACCACCGCACGCGCCGGTGACCTCGTCGTCCTCGCCCCCGGCGTCCCGCACAGCTACGCCGTCGGGCCCGGCGCACGCCGCTGGCGGTTCTGGTGGACGCACTGCCAGGTCCGCCCCCACTGGATGCCGTGGCTGGCCCCCCGAGCCCTCGGCGACGGCGTGTACGCCGTCGGCGCCCCGGACGGCACCCGTGCCCGGATCGAGGCGGCCTTCCAGCGCGTGCTCGCCGACTCCCGCTGGAGTGGCACCGGCGCGCCGCCCGCCCCGGCGGCCGGCGACGACCCCGTCGCCGTCGCGCACGGCAGCGCGGCCCGCGAACTCGCCCTGTGCGCGCTGGAGGAGGCCGTCCTGCTCGCGACCGCCGGCGCGCACCCGGCGGCGCCCGGCGGGGACGCCGGGGACGAACGGGTGCGCCGCGCCGAGGAACTGATCGCCGCCGACCCGGCCGCCCCGCACACGGTCCGCTCGCTCGCGGCGCGTGTCGCGCTGTCGCCGTCCCGGTTCGCCCACCTCTTCACCGCCCGCACCGGCGTGCCGCCGATGCGCGCCCTGCGCGAGGCGCGGCTGCGACACGCCGCCCGGCTGCTGGAGAGCAGCGACCTGACCGTCGAGCGGGTCGCCGCCGCGTCCGGATTTCCCAGCCCGTTCCACTTCAACCGGGTTTTCCGAGAGCGATACGGTGTCCCGCCCGGCGCCTACCGCGCGGGTGAACGTCCGTAA
- a CDS encoding TetR/AcrR family transcriptional regulator, which translates to MDSAVAREQALDAAERLFYGRGVQSVGMDDIRGASGVSLKRLYQLFPAKEQLVEAYLERRDVRWRQRLVEHVRRHEEPRERLLAVFEWLEGWFGEADFRGCAWINAYGELGATSPRVVAQVRGHKQAFRDYLAGLVADAGLDAALTGPMFLLAEGAMVTAGVTGSTEPAAEARAAARVLLRAG; encoded by the coding sequence ATGGACAGCGCTGTCGCGCGTGAGCAGGCTCTGGACGCCGCCGAGCGGCTGTTCTACGGGCGCGGGGTGCAGTCCGTCGGCATGGACGACATACGCGGCGCCTCCGGCGTCTCCCTCAAACGGCTCTACCAGCTCTTCCCCGCGAAGGAGCAACTGGTGGAGGCCTATCTGGAGCGGCGCGACGTGCGTTGGCGGCAGCGGCTCGTCGAGCACGTCCGGCGGCACGAGGAGCCCCGGGAGCGGCTGCTCGCGGTCTTCGAGTGGCTGGAGGGATGGTTCGGGGAGGCGGACTTCCGCGGTTGCGCCTGGATCAACGCGTACGGCGAACTCGGCGCCACCTCCCCGCGGGTGGTGGCCCAGGTGCGCGGCCACAAGCAGGCGTTCCGGGACTACTTGGCGGGGCTGGTGGCAGACGCCGGGCTGGACGCCGCGCTCACCGGGCCGATGTTCCTGCTCGCCGAGGGGGCGATGGTCACCGCGGGCGTCACCGGGAGCACGGAGCCCGCGGCGGAGGCCCGCGCGGCGGCCCGGGTGCTGCTGCGCGCCGGGTGA